In a single window of the Candidatus Methylomirabilota bacterium genome:
- the kdpF gene encoding K(+)-transporting ATPase subunit F, with translation MTSLYWLGGIVALGLLIYLVVALLKPEVFS, from the coding sequence ATGACATCACTCTATTGGTTGGGCGGGATCGTGGCCTTGGGCCTCTTGATCTACCTGGTGGTCGCGCTGCTCAAACCGGAGGTCTTCTCGTGA
- a CDS encoding permease encodes MPGVKKETESGIFQQVAEYEPPRSWRTRLIGRPLASADAPHQTIGKAVGLAVFASDNLSSVAYATDEILFVLAAAGTAAFVYTVPIALCIIALLVILTVSYRQTIHAYPGGGGAYIVARDNLGELPAQTAGAALLTDYILTVSVSIASGVAQITSAYPALFPYRVILSVGLVLFMMLINLRGVRESGLVFAGPTYFFVIMLFLTVGSGLAQFLMGSLGAVDNPPPLDIVPSMQSATLFLLLHAFSNGTTAVTGVEAISNGVQAFKEPRSRNAGITLIWMAAILGTLFLSISFLARQIGAIPSEAETVISQLARTTHGGRGLLYLATIAATTLILIMAANTSFADFPRLSALIAGDGFLPRQLTFRGSRLVYSRGIVALALIASLLIVLFQASVTALIPLYAIGVFLSFTLSQAGMARRWWKAGRLAPGQEVQEQGSTLRHERRWAMKMAINGFGAFCSAVVMLIFAATKFREGAWIVILLIPLLTAMFFIIHRHYRDLAGHLSLEEYGAAPRIARHRVIMPVSGVHRGTVIALRYARCLSDDITAVYISMDPVEAERVRRKWEIWGEGVRLVVLESPYRLLLEPLLGYIEAIARSRQPNETITIVVPQFVPRRRWQNLVHSQTALWLRMALLFKRGIVITDVPYQVD; translated from the coding sequence TCGGCCGCCCGCTGGCGAGTGCCGATGCGCCGCACCAGACTATCGGCAAGGCCGTCGGGCTGGCGGTATTTGCCTCCGACAACCTGTCATCTGTCGCATACGCGACCGACGAGATCCTATTCGTCCTGGCCGCGGCCGGGACCGCGGCCTTCGTCTATACCGTTCCGATCGCGCTCTGCATCATCGCGCTCCTGGTCATTCTTACTGTCTCGTATCGGCAGACGATCCATGCCTACCCGGGCGGCGGCGGCGCGTACATCGTTGCCCGTGACAATCTCGGCGAGCTTCCGGCTCAGACCGCCGGCGCGGCGCTGCTCACCGACTATATCCTGACGGTCTCCGTCTCGATCGCGTCGGGCGTCGCCCAGATCACCTCGGCCTACCCGGCCCTCTTCCCTTACCGGGTGATATTGTCCGTCGGGCTGGTGCTGTTCATGATGCTGATCAACCTGCGCGGCGTAAGAGAATCCGGCCTGGTCTTCGCCGGTCCCACCTACTTCTTTGTCATCATGCTGTTCCTGACGGTGGGAAGCGGTCTGGCACAGTTCCTGATGGGGAGCCTGGGTGCGGTGGACAACCCTCCCCCGCTCGACATCGTGCCTTCCATGCAATCGGCCACGCTCTTCTTACTCCTTCATGCCTTTTCGAACGGCACCACAGCCGTCACGGGTGTAGAGGCGATCTCCAACGGCGTCCAGGCGTTCAAGGAGCCACGCAGCCGGAATGCCGGGATCACCTTGATCTGGATGGCAGCGATCCTGGGCACACTCTTTCTCAGCATCTCCTTTCTGGCGCGGCAGATCGGCGCCATCCCGTCGGAGGCCGAAACCGTTATCTCGCAACTGGCGCGCACCACTCACGGGGGGCGTGGCCTGCTGTATCTCGCCACGATTGCGGCTACGACGCTCATCCTCATCATGGCGGCCAACACCTCGTTTGCCGATTTCCCCAGGCTCAGCGCCCTTATTGCAGGGGACGGCTTCCTGCCCCGTCAGTTGACATTTCGGGGGAGTCGGTTGGTCTACTCGCGGGGCATCGTGGCGCTTGCGCTGATCGCCTCACTCCTCATCGTACTGTTTCAGGCGAGCGTGACCGCACTGATCCCGCTCTATGCCATCGGTGTCTTCCTCTCCTTTACGCTTTCGCAGGCCGGGATGGCGCGCCGCTGGTGGAAGGCCGGCCGCCTCGCGCCCGGACAGGAGGTGCAGGAGCAGGGCTCGACGCTTCGCCATGAACGCCGTTGGGCCATGAAGATGGCGATCAACGGATTTGGCGCGTTCTGCTCGGCGGTAGTAATGCTGATCTTTGCGGCGACCAAGTTCCGGGAGGGGGCGTGGATCGTGATCCTGCTGATCCCGCTTCTTACGGCGATGTTCTTTATTATCCACCGTCACTATCGGGACCTGGCCGGGCACCTGTCGCTTGAGGAGTACGGCGCGGCCCCGCGCATTGCGCGACACCGTGTGATCATGCCGGTCAGCGGCGTCCATCGGGGGACGGTGATCGCGCTTCGCTACGCGCGATGCCTCTCCGACGATATCACGGCGGTCTACATCTCTATGGATCCGGTTGAGGCCGAGCGGGTGCGCCGAAAGTGGGAGATCTGGGGAGAGGGGGTCCGTCTGGTCGTCCTGGAGTCGCCCTATCGGCTCTTGCTGGAGCCGTTGCTGGGCTATATCGAGGCGATCGCCAGAAGCCGTCAACCGAACGAGACCATTACGATCGTCGTGCCGCAGTTTGTGCCCCGTCGCCGGTGGCAGAACCTGGTCCACAGCCAGACGGCCTTGTGGCTGCGAATGGCCCTGCTCTTTAAACGCGGGATTGTGATCACCGATGTCCCCTACCAGGTGGATTGA